The following are from one region of the Gossypium hirsutum isolate 1008001.06 chromosome D03, Gossypium_hirsutum_v2.1, whole genome shotgun sequence genome:
- the LOC107909439 gene encoding V-type proton ATPase 16 kDa proteolipid subunit has product MSSTFSGDETAPFFGFLGAAAALVFSCMGAAYGTAKSGVGVASMGVMRPELVMKSIVPVVMAGVLGIYGLIIAVIISTGINPKAKSYYLFDGYAHLSSGLACGLAGLSAGMAIGIVGDAGVRANAQQPKLFVGMILILIFAEALALYGLIVGIILSSRAGQSRAE; this is encoded by the exons ATGTCGTCCACATTCAGCGGCGATGAAACTGCTCCTTTTTTTGGCTTCCTCGGTGCCGCTGCTGCCCTCGTTTTCTCCt gtATGGGAGCTGCGTATGGGACGGCTAAGAGCGGTGTTGGTGTGGCGTCGATGGGAGTGATGAGGCCGGAGCTGGTGATGAAATCGATCGTTCCCGTTGTTATGGCTGGTGTTTTGGGTATTTATGGTTTGATTATTGCGGTTATTATCAGTACTGGGATTAACCCAAAGGCTAAATCTTATTACCTTTTCGATGGCTATGCTCATCTTTCCTCTGGCCTTGCTTGTGGTCTTGCTGGTCTCTCCGCCGGCATGGCTATTGGGATCGTCGGCGATGCTGGCGTTAG AGCCAATGCCCAACAGCCAAAGCTTTTTGTTGGAATGATTCTTATCCTCATTTTTGCTGAGGCTTTGGCTCTGTATGGGCTCATCGTCGGTATCATCCTCTCTTCTCGTGCCGGTCAATCCCGAGCTGAATAG
- the LOC107907818 gene encoding polyprenol reductase 2, translating into MNSLDVLMEALASQSINPIKTTLIWLLRTTWIVGTLPILIASLPSPCLNSFHSLLLSFAKRGKIMPSSSHRFTVPQSFFLHFYLLALIWTTTLLMGTWYFAYKVTPLSTESLSYLAAANHLTGGSLVFSLHKSRFSSVDDRFNVWKAVFLLLLMEIHVLRRLYETFQVFNYSPSARMHIVGYLTGIYFYTAAPLSLCTFCVLEAFNFAADQVAEFKVEGQEMVSITDFDLWGYMKPLTRLGWCQWTGAVIFAWGWFHQLRCHAILGSLRERGDRTNKYVIPYGDWFEVVSSPHYLSEMILYAGLLVASGGTDFTIWLLLGFVVANLVLAAAETHRWYLRKFENYPRNRQAILPFVY; encoded by the exons ATGAACTCACTTGATGTTTTAATGGAAGCCTTAGCTTCTCAATCAATAAACCCCATTAAAACAACCCTTATTTGGCTTCTAAGAACAACATGGATAGTTGGAACCCTTCCCATCCTCATAGCTTCACTCCCTTCTCCATGTCTCAATTCATTTCACTCCCTTTTACTAAGCTTTGCTAAAAGGGGTAAGATTATGCCATCTTCATCACAC AGGTTCACAGTTCCCCAGAGTTTCTTTCTTCACTTTTATTTGCTGGCTTTGATTTGGACAACCACCTTGTTAATGGGTACTTGGTATTTTGCTTACAAAGTTACACCTTTGAGTACTGAGTCGTTGAGTTACCTTGCAGCTGCTAATCATTTAACAGGAGGATCACTTGTTTTTTCATTACACAAGTCTCGGTTTAGTTCTGTTGATGAcaggttcaatgtttggaaagcTGTGTTCTTGTTGTTGTTGATGGAAATCCATGTCTTGAGGCGACTTTATGAGacctttcaagttttcaattatAGCCCTTCAGCTCGGATGCATATTGTTGGATACTTGACTGGTATTTA TTTCTATACGGCAGCACCATTGTCGCTCTGTACGTTTTGTGTACTCGAGGCTTTTAACTTTGCAGCTGATCAAGTGGCTGAATTTAAAGTCGAAGGCCAAGAAATGGTGTCAATTACAGATTTTGATTTGTGGGGATATATGAAGCCATTAACAAGGCTCGGTTGGTGCCAATGGACCGGTGCTGTTATATTTGCTTGGGGATGGTTCCATCAACTTCGTTGTCATGCAATTCTC GGGTCACTTAGAGAACGCGGAGACCGAACCAACAAATACGTGATTCCATATGGAGATTGGTTCGAAGTTGTCTCGAGTCCACACTATTTATCCGAGATG ATATTATATGCCGGTTTATTGGTTGCGAGCGGAGGGACCGATTTTACAATATGGCTACTTCTCGGATTTGTG GTGGCTAATCTTGTACTTGCGGCGGCAGAAACTCACCGATGGTACCTCCGGAAGTTCGAGAATTATCCTCGTAATCGGCAGGCCATTCTTCCATTCGTTTATTAG